The DNA sequence ttacgttcggtcggactgctttcactcgcatccgcactacgtgtgtcgcctcttgctctcatgggtgtgaacttcggcctctcaaacttcgagccaaattcacccttttgaccatccttagctccgcgagcccgacgcgtcacaaactcttcggctagctcagcggctttagccactgtactaacgtctggcctatccaagacccagtaccgcacgttctcagctaaccgactatagaactgttccaggccgaaacactgcagaactttctcgtggtcaccaaacgctttctcttctttgagccactcctgcatgtttgacataagcctgtaggcaaactctgtatatgactcacttttgcctttctcattttcccgaaaattccgacggaacgcctccgctgacagcctgtacttttttagcagactcgatttcactttgtagaaatcctctgcctcctctctcttcaagcgagcgactacgtcggccgcctcgccgggtaacaaagtgagcaagcgctgtggccacgtttcccgagagaacccctgcttctcgcacgttcgctcaatgttaaccaggaacaaaccaatgtcctctccaagcttaaacggccgcatcaggtcagtcattttgaacgatactcgttctcctgcaccgtgtgcctgacttccattacgagcgcgttccatctctacctcgagacgcttcatttccaaagcgtgttgacggtcgcgctcctctttttctttctctcgttgctctcgctctttctctttctgttctttacgttcgcgcgcCTGTCTttttccctctcctcaatggtctcaaggcattccgacagctcgtcatcctcagcttctaactcaaaaatagcccttagcagttctggttttctgagtttgtctgagacatccagacccaactctcttgcaagctccagcaatttcggtttgcgcaacgacttccactccatggctgctctgaatgctgctttctctactgcctactattgtcttgccgcaaactaacccggcagcaacgacaaccacaattaccagctctgtttctgacactaacaaaagcctggcaaaactcagaagaagaaagtcccgcactcaccaaacctcgcagccaagaattcagcgcagtcgttccgctgcaggcaaccagtcatcacacagggctcgttgcactgctcccggatggtcgttgtgctgctcggCATAccgtcaaccgcatatcttcgctgctggcgtccgttgtcgcgatctcaccgctggcaaacagttgttgcaaatgggttgcaagccccaagggtagcgttggcctggcggcctggggcacaactggaagcatccgaaggtccgggcaaagcatgagtcgactgctaacagaacaacttgtttattctagcatcgcaaaagagcggccggtcaggtcgaccgaagtggagagacgggagagcacgttactcgacggaagaattcgaagcctccctcgcagtgttgccacgacacattaaaaaatagtagtagattttttcgcgaaagatagaaatcagtagattttttaatttcaatttttgcaCTCAGTTTATGAGCCCACGAATTCAGCGCTTATATTAGTACTCTGCTGAAGTATTGTAGCTTCCAAAAAATAGTACAAAAATTGACGCCGAGATTCTTAGCGATACTTTTCAAAAACCCggggatccagagagccattgtcaagcacgattttaaaaacagtgaagccctccgatggcctattcaaaggcgtcagatggtagttagtacctgaaagttttagagtatagtatcttccagacaggggtaattggagatcactgggagaggcctccatagaggcctccgtgctgctgtgcacataaaaataggttggtcatgatgatgatgatggtttcaTAGTTGTGGGGTTCGGTATGCACCCACTTTCAGAAATTCACCGCCTCACCTTTTTCCATAGAgcatagaaactctatgccttttccccactttgctcaaagaCAGAGTTAGTGCCACGTTTGAGAGTCTGGAAACGCAAGAATTTATGTTAACCTCGAAgccaaccacgtttttttttctcgctaggTAGCATCACATTTATATAACCTCTGTAACCTCTataatcatccatccatccatccatccatcctctgtgctgaaaaagttgcagattccgctttcgtttcagtagaaaagcaagaaaatcagcagATTCAAGCGCTTCatcactgaatcagcagaaaattttaaaaatcagtagatctactgataaatcagcagccATGGCATCGCTGctccctcggcgtccggggcagctgcttttatactatcggagtcgagggcaagaaggaacggcttgcgagaggcgcccgtgacggcggggcacggacacgctgagagacacgttgagacaaggagtgacgcatccgccgggccggcgccggtcagacctcctcgcttcacagttggggagctcctctccccggctgccgcgctttgacaagtgtgggcaccaacatgcacacacactcacacacacacacacgtggacacgtggcattgaaacatgcctggacgcgcttggcaggaagcgttacggccgcgctgaacgggccaaaatgtccgccgctttgaatgaagccccggcgtcctttgcatccgcgccggctataccgcgcgtcgtaggcgtaACGTAACAACAGTTAacagtaaatatagaaattaacactacagAAAACACGCTTGACGGTGGTCAACTAAACatagttcaaaagaaaacaaatgatggcatacgcatggctgctcagcagcagcaagtccataaagcgtggagtcgacggcagagctttgTCGAAGAACGCTGGCTAGCCGATCTCGATGCGGTTGATGTGATTGCTGTACTAggtttcccgggagtctaggtctgacgtcttccctcgagcaggttgagctaaattgaggggaactaccgttagcttcgttgcagacgttggtttgtcgtctcttacgtcaactagtCACTCGCAGTTCAGACACagctaggcggcccaggcgatattgcacggcactagctccttgacgcttctcagcagatcgtaggctcagcttctagactgcttACCTCGGTCTAAAACCAGCGTTTAAATGACTTCTTTCCCTAATTATCCGTGTTGGGCAACAGCAGGTATGggtgacgatccaatcaagttctcgcaattgtatcccggctcctcccaaggtcttggcggcgccccttttaattaggggcgagggCACAGATGATTGCCCCCTGCTGTTAGAGGTCGCGCACTTGTAtcgcaccacacacgcacacccttgagtccgtggTGGGTCTCTATTGTTCGCTCGCAAACAAAGGAGACACGACGGCAGCCGGCCATACggcgctgtcggcacacatacactgtcagtAATTCGTGAACACAAGATTGCACAGAGACACCACACatttcggagtattcgcacccctgccttcttagcaagcttctcaatgcacgcgcggGGCAGAGAATACTGAGGGGTTCGACAAAAAACCGTCGGGGCGTCACAGTCGcgccaacaacaaaaaaattatcTGTAAACCTGCATCTGACTTCTTTCGGCAGCTTtcccgagtggccggcaataaccgtCTTGCTTGTCGGTTCCTATTCTTACGACCGTTTGGCGCCCGTTCATCGGTGCTTCtccgaatcgaataatgccgcaccgtgacaAAGCTATACAACTCTACAATCTTATATGAACCACCTAGAAATGTGGCTTGATAGAATTAACCTCTCTCTTAATATCAGAAAAAGCGCCGTCCTAGCTTTCTCTCAAAGCGTTCCTGTGCAAATTTCGATTCTTCATCGACAAGACAGTATCCCACAGTTGAATTCACTTAAATATATGCGAGTAAACTACACCGGAAACTTTAATTGGAGTCCACATATAGAACATGCTACCTCAAAAGGGGCACGCGGAGTAGGAATGCTGCGTAGACTCAGCAGCAATCGATCAGGGTTGCGTTGGCATGTTCTCATTATGATCTATTGCATGTATGTTCGCCCGATAATGGAGTTTggctgcgttttgttttctggTGCACCTGCGTACAAAATTCGGCCTCTGATTCTATTGGAACGAGAGGCGTTACGTTTATGTCTtgggcttcctaaatttgtcgctAACGATATGTTATATCAAAaagcacgcctgccttctcttctcatGCGATTTCATATCCTATCAGTACAAACTTTTCAAAATATATACGCATCACCACAGAGGAGATcacatcatgtttttttttttaaagaaccgGTCTCATTTTTTTGACTGTCACTAGAATCGCTCACGTTGCCCTCAAGTTGTTTTCGCTCAAAAAATATTGACCCATTAAACGTTCACCTACGTGAGGTGGTCTTACTCAACTCCTCGGTTTCAGATACTAAAATAGAATTTGGTCATATTTTTCCAAATAATGCTACATTTTCCCTGTCAATATCTTAATAGTATTCTGAAAGACCACCTTGCACACCTGGATACAAAGACCGTTATAGCAACTGATGCTtccgtctgtgaagaaaaggcagggatcGGCGTTGTATCACAACATCTAAATTGGTCTTTTTCGATTCTGCTACCTGACTTCCCGCCTATCTTTAAGGCGGAATTATAGGCAATTGTCCTAGGTTTACGCAAATTACCACCGTCTCTGTCATCAGTCATATTCTTAACTGATTGACTTGCTGTCTGTTCTTCACTAACCTCACCCAAATTGTCAGATTCAATAAAAACTTTCTATTCTGTTCTCCCAAGATACATACGTCTCGTTCGTTCAGTGTAGCGGCCAGGTCACAAAGGCCTATCGTTAAACGAATATATAGATACACTCGCAGTAGCATCCCACGATTGTCCTATCAACCCCATTTTACCTTTGTCAGCTTTCATAACTGAGACGCGGTTGAGAAAATATGCTACTACACATAAGTTCGCGCAACCATAATTGGCAACATCTGACTTCCCGCATCTCAGTTTTCCTTGGAATAACAAATGGTACTCCTGTAGAAAAAATTGAAGTTATGATTATAAGACTACGGTGCAGAGTCCCCCACTGAATTTTCGCCTCCACAGGTCTCGTTTGGCTATGTTGCCCTTGTGccctttatgcaatgagagtTAATCTTTGGAACACTTCCTTTTGACATGCCAccgtttcattattcaacggaaaagatttttagaagaacccttccaaaagcttggcttgaCTCTTCCTATAAATCTTTTCATTGGGGCTACCGAACAGGATTACAGCCACAGGAGCGTTTGTGAAGCCCTCTTCACCTTTCTGGATGAGACAAAACGAGTTGCATGTTAGAATTCGTCATATTTCTAATAATGTTCACAAAATTCACAAAAACTATCTAGATAGTTAATTATCTATACCTGTAACAGTAGGCACTTTAAACCCCAATTACAAAATACTTAATTAATTTGCCCTAATTTATTCATAAAAGAtgctaacagttccttcaccACCCGATTCATAGCCGATCTCTCTGAGTGGGTTGTgtcatttcactagggaacaagaacaagaactcCGCTAGGGAAGATAGCATCCACATTATCAAAGAaacgtcttcgtcttcttctgctTCTGCTTGGCCGGTAGCTATATCGCCAATTGCATTAGCATCCGGGCTTCTCAGAAAAGGAAGCTTACTGGCGGTGCCCCATGTTTGCTAGAAGTGGCCAGCGAGATGTCAAAAACGCATCGCCGTTTGTGGCGCGGCCTGCACACGCTTGAGTTTCGTGCAATGATGCCTGCACAGCCGCGGCTCGCAATCTCCGGCGGCTGCCCGCCGGTGGCGCCTCCTGCAGGCGCTCGTGCTCCAACTATGCGGCACGCGTAGCGTCTTCGCCGTGTTCCATCTGGCTGTCCCATGCGTTGCTGCGAGACGTCGTAGCCCGAGGTGAAGAGCGCAGCCGGGCTGCAAGTTGACGCGGACCGGTGAGAGTCAGCTTTGAGTGAGCCGCGATCCACGTCGCCGGGGCCACCGGCGGGCACGCGGCGGTTCGAACACGAGCCCAGGAGGCGGCGCTGCTGCGAGTGCCGTTGCGCGGTCGTTGGCGAGCTGCTGCTGCGGTCCGACGACAGACCAGAGACTGCCGCCGGTCGCCGACCCGCTGGACCCTGAGCGGGACTGCGCCGACTTGCGAGGCTGGAGCACAGTGGTGAATGACCGCGCGCTTTCTTCTTGGCGATCACGCGGCGCTTGCATGTCAGCTGACGGTCGCTGTGAGTTGCGCTGCGGCGTAACATGGCTTGTCGTCGCGCTTAACTCGTGCCGCATTGCTGACCGCGCTCACGAGGTCGACTGCATGTTTGATGGTTCTGCGATAGGTGTGGTTGCTTTCCTTTTTAGAAAAGTCTCCCGATCTTGGCGTACCGATGGCGTTGCAGCAATTGTCGCCTCCTTAAATTTGATTGTGGCACTGTGCAGCTCTATATGCTTCACATGTTCTCCGCCTTATGATAGACGAACGATTTACCCCTCTTATTAGCCACGACACCAAGCATGATCCCATTTTCTTGCGCGATTATATCTGTCTCTTTACTGTAAACTGGCCAAGTCCCGGTGTGCGTAGCCTTCTTATACGAATTCGACGATAGTGGGCCGAGTCGGAAGCCCCTCAGACAGCGCCGAGATGTGTCGTGCGCTTCGGAGCTGGCGGTTAAGCGGGCGCTTCCGCGTCTACGCGCATCTTTCATGTGGGCGGGGCTGAGTCGACCTACCCCATACTGTCGGGCTTTCATACGCGCGGCAAAGCTTGCCGCATTGTAGCTGTCGATGAAAATGCTCGACGCAAAGAGGTGTCGGCGCTCGAACGTAAATATTTGCCCGGAGGTTCCGAAACGACGACCGTCATGTCCCTGTAACAGCGCACTGAGCTGCGTGCTTGAACGCATGTGTGTGCGCGTTGCTTATGTGTACGCACATTCATCAATACAATTGTTCAATGCGAGCGTGTGCGTCGTCCGATAAAGACAGCACTCGACCTGGCTGTATGCAGGGAATCATACACCCTGGTGGCAGCATTAAGGTAAAAGTTGTTCGTTTGCTGCGCAATTCCGCTGCATCTAATTTGCTTGCCATCGTTTTGCCAACTGAAAATGTGTCCTACGGATAAGTAGCGCTTGCGATTTATCGTGTTTTTCATCCGTTGACGATTGCGTGGGCGCACGCTCGCGTAAGAATTTGCTCTTATGTTGTACGTGTCAAGATATAAGAGcttaataaaaagaaattttaaacGAAAATCTCTTACTTGTACGCGCTGACACGGGTCTGTGGTGCCCTGCAGGGCACCGGGCCGCACCCGGCGACGAAGCATGGGCGCctgaggctgctgctgccgcttccacCGCTGCTGCCTCGATGGTGTCCGAGCTGCCCGAGCTGACACCGCCGGAGAACCTGTCCGAGAACAGCGCCGACTCCAAGGTGCAGTCGTGCAGCAATGGCGACATCTGCCGCATCTGCTTCTGCGGCGTCAGCACCGAATCGCTACTGGCGCCATGCAAGTGCAAAGGTGAGCACGGCGTCTCGCCGCATTGCTGTACCGCCCGGACGCGTGGTACGGAAAGACAGGCTGCGAAGCGAGAAGAATGCAAACGCCAACGATCAAGTGAAACGTCTCAGAGTGATGGAAAGAAAGTAGAATACGCCAAACTTGCGTGCGCATGCTCAAGGGAAGGCAGCGCGTCGCCCGTCAATCGCGGACACGATTTCATATGGGCGCGGTGAttttgtgttttcctttttttttttgcaccactgCGGAAAGTTGGCGTTTGCGTTGTTCTCGTTCTCATTGTGCCCGTGTCCTGCTGCCCGTACCCTACATCGATCCGTTCGCAACCGCCGCCGATGCCTCGGCACCCTTCGCCGGGATACGACGATACTCATGTAAGACGGTGGCGAACATCGCCTCGTCGCAGGCTCGCTGGCCAAGGTGCACAAGACGTGCCTGGAGACGTGGCTGGGCAACCAGGCGATCGACCAGTGCGAGATCTGCAAGTACCACTACATGACGGCGCGGCGGCCCAAGGGCTTCCACGAATGGCTCATGAACTCGAGCACGCGCGAGGACAAGCAGAACCTGGTGGGCGACAtggtggcgctgctgctgctcacGCCGCTGGTGGTGTTCTCCCTGTGGCTCTGCACCGAGGGCGCCATCCAGTTCAGCCACGAGGGCTTCCCCACCTGGGAGAGCGCGGGACTCGTCTTCATCACCATCGTGCTCTTTGTCGTCTTCTGCGTGTGGGTCACCTTGCTCTACAGGTGAGCACTCGCCTACGGGCGCACATGACAAATCGAACAATCGTCAGGTTTAGTCATGCTGCGCGTGTACGTGGAGCACGGCTCGGTGCAGGACCAGAGAAGTTTGGACACAGCGTGGGCTGCGCTACTTAATCCAAGTCTTACAGAAAAATGTCCGGATGAATTCCCAAGTGCTGTTTGCCGTGTCATTTTTACATATGTATTATACGGCGTCTGTGTGATTTCCGTACGAACGGCTATTTGGAAACTTATCGGGTTTCGAGAATTGATGCGAATAATTTCCAGTAGATGCGGAGGGTGACACATATTTGTTTGAGAAGGTTCTATCGGTGCACCACTGGTTGACGTGATGTGGTTACTTCCGCGCATGTATAGTGCGAACTAGGAGTCCGTATGCGCAAAAAAACATGCAGGCAGATTACGCTGGCCGCACGGTCTGGGTGCATAACGGAAGGCCTCACGTGCTCATTGTCAATTTCAAGATGACAACTAAATACACGGGAACTAACGTACTTGGCCAAGTGGCTAGTCACAGGTGACCAATCCCAGCTTTATTTCTTTCAGGCGCTTTAAATCTGGCTTCAAAACAAGGAAATAGTCTGTGCACTGGTCCTTGATATAGCAAAGCATTCGACAGTATTTAGCATAGTATTCTACTgcaagggcaactccggcgatttccTGAAATCAACGGATCTGCATGAAATTGGCTGAGTGCGTTGTTCTGCGTGCTTCCGTCATTTCTTTTAAACATCAGGCTTGAGAGTTGCGCAGATTTTTCACAAATGAATTTCGTTCATTCCCAGATTTTTCACAAATGAATTTCGTTCACTACCTCGTACTATGTGCCTTGCCTGCTCTTCAGCTACTGGCCACATTGTGTTATGACGTAAAAGGCGGTATACGCAGAGCATACTGGAATTGAATGGCAGACGACAGGGTTGAGAAGTGCGCTAGCGATAGTGGCGTGAGAGGTTCTTGTCGCGAAAAGTTCCGTTCTGTGtgagaagcaagtggtgctgcgctgttggctgcacgaacttcaaCCCTCGCCATCGACACCCGCAGTTTGAGCTGATGTCGATCgcgttcagccgaggttaagcctatcACTGTCGCCAAGTTCGTGCGTCTACAGTTGCGGACCTGGGCGACTGACCTAACTGACTGAGCCACTAGGATGAAGAAAACTGCCTGTGTGGTCTGCATACGTTGTCCTGTGCTGCACATTCGTCAGTGTGGTGCC is a window from the Dermacentor variabilis isolate Ectoservices chromosome 3, ASM5094787v1, whole genome shotgun sequence genome containing:
- the LOC142576579 gene encoding E3 ubiquitin-protein ligase MARCHF3-like is translated as MVSELPELTPPENLSENSADSKVQSCSNGDICRICFCGVSTESLLAPCKCKGSLAKVHKTCLETWLGNQAIDQCEICKYHYMTARRPKGFHEWLMNSSTREDKQNLVGDMVALLLLTPLVVFSLWLCTEGAIQFSHEGFPTWESAGLVFITIVLFVVFCVWVTLLYRYHYTIWKQWRSHNFHVNLLVKTNASMGDDLPAAAMAQMAEPEALPSGDIDDGLSAVVVEEPPELDAAEEGATDKVESPPCTPSKESPPKSTSSTLIIYTPAV